From Leifsonia sp. fls2-241-R2A-40a, one genomic window encodes:
- a CDS encoding extracellular solute-binding protein: MSVKKTRTITVAAAGVMALALTACSSGGGASADITAKPDFSGSISILTAAAGDPLGSYFEGLVKDYTKLHPDVKITLAQETDDNAIKDKEKVLIGSQSLPDIYFSYAGNWGENFAANGLAVDLTSVIKPGTTWGDTFGEGSLNAFKYDGKYYGIPQYVDGKFMGYNKKIFADLGIDVPKTLDELISDCSTIKAAGYTPIAFGNKDGWPGLHYLGQLFAYDVPQKTLEADLLPKTAKYTDAGYLEGMKQFQQLVTECTGDAGNSNGVTYTTAQQQQATGKAAMYYQELIEFDSVNTKDSQLSKDGFGIFQLPAADGAKGDTSTLEAAPEGYMINKKSKNAALALDFMKFVMNEKNATTLSSPPYGQPSAVKDVVTDQIATPAVAEGTKLVNDAKSTVVWLDMANVPTVGDAWVSVSEGLVSGSLTPEAALKAVRQASEKAK; this comes from the coding sequence ATGAGCGTGAAGAAGACCAGGACCATCACGGTAGCGGCGGCGGGTGTCATGGCCCTCGCGCTCACCGCGTGCTCGTCCGGCGGCGGGGCGTCCGCCGACATCACGGCGAAGCCGGACTTCTCCGGCAGCATCAGCATCCTCACCGCGGCAGCGGGCGACCCGCTCGGCTCGTACTTCGAGGGCCTGGTGAAGGACTACACGAAGCTCCACCCGGACGTGAAGATCACGCTCGCGCAGGAGACCGACGACAACGCGATCAAAGACAAGGAGAAGGTCCTGATCGGATCGCAGTCGCTGCCCGACATCTACTTCAGCTACGCCGGCAACTGGGGCGAGAACTTCGCCGCCAACGGCCTGGCCGTCGACCTCACCTCCGTCATCAAGCCGGGCACCACCTGGGGCGACACGTTCGGCGAGGGATCGCTGAACGCGTTCAAGTACGACGGCAAGTACTACGGCATCCCGCAGTATGTCGACGGCAAGTTCATGGGCTACAACAAGAAGATCTTCGCCGACCTCGGCATCGACGTCCCGAAGACCCTCGACGAGCTGATCTCGGACTGCTCGACCATCAAGGCCGCGGGCTACACCCCGATCGCCTTCGGCAACAAGGACGGCTGGCCCGGCCTGCACTACCTCGGCCAGCTGTTCGCCTACGATGTCCCGCAGAAGACGCTCGAGGCCGACCTGCTGCCGAAGACCGCGAAGTACACCGACGCGGGCTACCTGGAGGGCATGAAGCAGTTCCAGCAGCTGGTCACCGAGTGCACCGGCGACGCGGGGAACTCCAACGGCGTCACGTACACGACCGCTCAGCAGCAGCAGGCGACCGGCAAGGCCGCCATGTACTACCAGGAGCTCATCGAATTCGACTCGGTGAACACGAAGGACAGCCAGCTCAGCAAGGACGGCTTCGGCATCTTCCAGCTCCCGGCCGCCGACGGCGCGAAGGGCGACACCTCCACGCTGGAGGCCGCGCCCGAGGGCTACATGATCAACAAGAAGAGCAAGAACGCGGCCCTCGCGCTCGACTTCATGAAGTTCGTCATGAACGAGAAGAACGCGACCACGCTGTCCTCGCCGCCGTACGGCCAGCCGAGCGCCGTGAAGGATGTGGTGACCGACCAGATCGCGACACCTGCGGTCGCCGAGGGCACCAAGCTCGTCAACGACGCGAAGTCCACCGTGGTCTGGCTGGACATGGCGAACGTACCGACGGTCGGCGACGCGTGGGTCTCCGTCTCCGAGGGTCTCGTGTCCGGCAGTCTCACCCCCGAGGCCGCGTTGAAGGCCGTGCGACAGGCGTCCGAGAAGGCGAAATGA